Below is a genomic region from Desulfobacter sp..
CCCAAGATAATCTGGCCTATCTGGTTTACACAAAATCCAGCGGCATTGTCATTGACGGCGGAGATCCTGAGGCAATTTTAGCCTTTGCCAGACCCAGGGGGATCCATATTGTTTTTATCACCAATACCCATTCCCACCCGGATCATACCAGCGGCAATGCACGTCTGATTGAAAAAACGGATGCCGTCTTTATGGATTGCCGGTCCCTGACCCAGGGGCAGGTCCTGGCGCTTGACAACGGCCAGGGACTTGAGGTGATGCTCACCCCCGGACATACGACAGATTCTGTATGTTTTAAGGGGACAGGGTTCCTTGTGACCGGAGATACCCTGTTCAATGCCACCGTGGGCAATTGTTTTTCAGGGGACCTTGAGGCTTTTTTTCACTCTTTAAAGCAAATTATGGCTTTGGACAAAAAAACTAAAATTTTTGCAGGCCATGACTATGTCATGGAGTCCTTAGCGGTTGCCCTTTCCATTGATCCTGAAAATCCTGAGATTGAAATCTATAAAAACGCCTATCAAAATGAATTTGTATTTTCTTGCCTGGCAGATGAACTCAAGGTCAATCCGTATCTTCGGTTTAATGCGCCTTCCATGGTAAAGGGGCTTGAGAAAAAGAATCTGCCCAGGCAGACAGAATACCTTAGATTTTCTTCTATTATGGAAATTTATTGATAGATTCCTTTTTTTTCATTGATTATCTCCCAATAACGCTTAACTTTTTGTAACCTTATTATTACCGGTTCGTTTTCAGGTGAATGGGTCTGTTTATAATTTGCTGTAACTAATGATTGGTTTGGAGTGTTCCTGAATGCTTGATAAAAATATGAAATCCGTTAACGGGTTGCAGGACCCTGTGTTTGCCTTGGGCCGTCAGCTCACCATTGAGTATTACGACTGTGGTCCTAAAGCTTTGCTCGATAAGAAGAGCGTTGAAAAGACCCTGCTTACGGCTGCCCAGGATAGCGGCGCCACCATTATTTCAAGTTCGTTTCACGGCTTTAACCCCCAGGGGGTGTCAGGCGTCGTGATTATTGCAGAGTCCCATTTTACCGTACATGCCTGGCCCGAGCATAATTATGCTGCCGTGGACATATTTACCTGCGGAGATAATATTAATCTGGATACGGCGATTTCTTCCATGAAAAAAGGGTTTGAGGCAGGCCGGGTGCAGATTTCTTCGGACCAGAACCGGGGGCTGTTAAATCCTGTGCAAAAAGACGGGCCTGTTCAACAAGGGGTCAAAGATCGAAAAAATCTGCCCATTTCCTGGAAAAAATCCTATGACAATACCGCGCCCTGGGGGGTGCTTACCTCGGTGGACATCTATGACTGCGATCCTGACGGGATCAGAGATGCCCAAAATATAGAATCCTTTGTGGTACAGCTTTGTGACCGGATTAAGATGAAGCGGTTTGGAGACTGCCAGGTGGTTCATTTTGGTGAAGATGAAAAAGTGGCCGGGTATTCCATGACCCAGCTCATTGAAACCTCTTTGATTTCAGGTCATTTTGCCAATGCCTCTAACAGCGCATATTTGGATATTTTTTCCTGCAAATTTTATGAGCCCCGGGATGTGGCTGAGTTTGCCATGTCTTTTTTTAACGGCAGACACTATAAAATGCAGATCGGCCTGAGGCAATAGCCAAAAAGCCCATGATCAGAAAAAAGGTTTGAACAATGAAAAATTTGAGCAAAATTGAAAAGGGCTGGTTTTCAGAAATATGTCCCATGTGGGAAGGGGTGGCCCTTTCCCTTGAGGTGGATCAGGTGTTGTACTCGAACAAAACATCTTTTCAGCAGATTGATCTGTACCAGACAAAATCCCATGGGAAAATGCTGGTTTTGGACGGCATAATTCAGCTGACCGAACGGGATGAATTCGGATATCATGAAATGATGGCCCATCTGCCCCTGTTTGCCCATCCAAACCCTGAAACCGTGTTGGTCATTGGCGGAGGAGACGGGGGCGTCCTCAGGGAGATTGGTCGCCACAAAGAGGTGAAAACCATTGATTTTTGTGAAATTGATCCTGAGGTCATGAGGGTGTCAAAGCAATTTTTGCCTGCCCTTGCATGCGGGTTTGATGATCCCAGGGTTCAGATTCATATCCGGGACGGAAATCTTTTTGTCCAGGAAAAACCTGGAACCTACGATGTCATCATTGTAGATTCATCAGATCCTGTGGGTCCGGGTGAAGCCTTGTTTGAAAAACCCTTTTATGAGAATCTCAAAAAAGCCTTAAAACCCGGAGGGCTTGTGGCCACCCAGGGAGAATCTTTTTTTCTTCACCAGGCGTGTGTCAAAAATTTGATTCAGATTACAAAATCTATTTTCCCGGTCCGAGGATATGCCAATATCCTGGTGCCCACATATCCGGGCGGCCATATCGGGGTCTGCTTAGGCTCCCTTGGCCCTGGGGTTGATACACCGGCCAGGCCCGTTCCTGGGAAAATTCAAAATCAATTAAAATATTATTCTTCAGCCGTGCATGAGGCCGCCTTTGTTCTGCCATATTTTGCCAAAGAAATTTTGGAGGCCTAACCATGAAAGAGCAGGGGGACATAAAGGATGAGATCAACATTGAACTGGTCAAAGCCGCCCCGATCAAGGATATGATCCGTCTTTACAAGGCCGCAGGCTGGTGGGAAGATTCCTTTGACGAGGCCCACGATTTTTTAAAGGCTCTGCCAAAAGATTCCGCCCTGTTTGCTGGGGCCTTTTGCCAGGGCAGGCTTATCGGCATGGGACGTGCCCTTTCAGATCTTTGCTCCGATGCCTATATTCAGGATATTGTCGTATTAAAATCCTATCGGGGACATGGGATCGGCACCATGATCGTTGATGCCCTTGTGGCCGAATTAAAGCAACGGGGGGTGGACTGGATCGGCCTGATCGCAGAGCCCGGCACCAATAATTTTTATGAGAAAATGGGATTTGTGCAGATCAAGGATCATGTCCCGTTTAAACTGGGGAGCTGATCATGGACATGCCCTGCTGCACAATGGCTTTTGATGAAAAATCCCCGGTACATGTTTCCGGTTTTACAAAATTTACCATGGACACAGCTCCCATGGTCAAAGGCTTTTTAAACCGATATCCCTCCCTTTCCTGTGAGTATAATTTTGTGACTCTTTTCTGCTGGGCCAAGGCGTATCAATATTCATGGTTTACCTACAAGGGTCGATTCTTTATTTTTGACGGGGTGGACAATTTAATCTTCATGCCCTTGGGGCCTGCGATTGCGCCAGAGGATTTAAAGCAGATTTCCGCGCATTTTGCCGGAATAGGGCTTGGGCCTGACATTTGTCTTGCGACCAAAGCCTATCTTGATGCATATCCTCAGATCAAGCATTTTTATACCATCTCCCAGGACAGGGATGCTGCAGAATATCTTTATCTTGCCCAGAGCCTTGCAGAGCTTAAAGGGTCAAAACTCCATAAAAAAAGAAATTTAATCTCCCAGTTTAAACGGCGGTTTCCGGATTTTACGCTTGGGGCGTTAACCGCTGACAATATTTTTGATGTAAAGGCCTTTGCAAAGGATTTGCTTCACACGTTGGATCCTTTTCCCAGGGCCCTGGCAGATGAGTTCTCAGCCATGGAAACGGCCTTTGATCATTGGTCGTTTCTCGGTCTTGAGGGACTTGTGTTGGCAGTGGAAGGCAAGATTGCTGCGTTTTCTGTTTTCAGCCCTTTGAACAAGGATACCTATAATATCCATTTTGAAAAATCAAATATGGCCTTCAAAGGGGCCGCCCAGGTGATCAATCAAGAGACCGCACGGCTGTTGGCTGAAAAAACCAAGTATATCAACCGTGAACAGGATTTGGGCATCCCGGGTCTTCGCCAGGCCAAACTTTCCTATGCGCCCTGCACACTTTTAACCCCGTATATCTTAAGGTTTAAGAAAGATTGAAGATTATTCTATGATTTCCCGTGCCCTTGAGGTAAAGGAAATTCCCTGTTGAGACTGGGTGCCGATCATAATGGTCTCCACAATGGGGATATTGATCTGATCGTTTGATTTCCATTTGACAATAAAGTTGGCACCGGATCCCCCTGTTTTATTGGGTGCCGGAACCACGTACCGGGTCGAGGCCATGGGGCCAAGGGTGATCGGGGCCTCAAGGTAGTGGGTGATAAGATGACCTTCTGTACCGTAATAATCAATGGCAAAAAGTGTTATTTCAGCCTTGGGGTCAATATTGCGTATGCTCAAGGTCACGGTGAGCAAATAGGGTCTTGCCTTGTGTCCGATGTAAATATGGGAATAGGCCGGCACATAAAGGGTTTGGCCTTTGGACCGGTCAGGGCCTGCCCAGCACGGCATGCAGCTTTGAGCCAGAATGAGAACCAGGCCCCCAAAAAAGAGTATTTTTGGGATACACCGCCGATGGAATGAAATTTTAGCCATGATTGCTCCTGAAAATTAGGTTGTCCTATAATTTTACAAGAATATGTACCAGGTCTTTTGGCTTTATTCCAGAGATTTCTTTTGGGGACCTATGGTCTGGAGAAATGATTTTGCCCCGAGAAAATGCTTTTTAAAATATGGATTGGCCAGGGTAGACCGGGTTACTGTCCTGTGTTTGCCCGGGGCATGGATAAAATCGTTTTGCCCAATGAAAATTCCAACATGAAAAACATTTTTTTTATCCAGGGTTCTGAAAAAAACAAGATCTCCAGGTAAAATAGTGTCCAGAAAAACCGCCTGGCCTTTTAAAAATTGATTTTTAGCTGACCTGGGCAATCTAATGCCCGCACCTTTATGGGCATAGACCACAAGGCCGCTGCAGTCAAATCCTGAGGACAAGGATGTGCCGCCCCAGGTATAGGGGGTGCCTATGCTTTTAAGGGCCAGATCAACCACAATGGTTCGGTTTGGGGACAGATGGGTTAATCTGGTTTTGGATCGGCGGGTCTCAAAAGGTGTTGGGGTGGGTGGAATATGGGTTGAGCTAATGGGCGGTCTTGGTGATGAGCAGCCTAAAAGGGCAGCCATCACCAAGACAAAAAAAAATTATTGAAAGGATTCAAAGGAGAGGGTTCCTTTTTTGTTGACCCGGATAATGGGGTGAAAAGCGCCGGTGTCCAGTTTGGCATCAAGGCTGTAGGACAAGTCTTTTTGATTGGTTTTTTGGGTGGCAAGGTCTGCAAAAAAAGCAATGGAGTTGAACAGGCTGACCGTGCCGTTGAGCAGGATTTCTCCCTGGCCGTATGCCTCGATGGTTGGAAGGTCGTTGGATATGCCGGTAAGAAGCTTATGCCCTTCAACACTCACGGTATAGGCCACGCCTTTAAGTTCCAGGGCGCTCCTGTTTGGGTTGGTAATGTGAAGTCCGATTTCAAAATTGGGGGCAGCTCCCTGGCCGGGCAGGGCTTTAAAAGATGAGATGTTAACTGTGGGGGATTCATACCCGGAGCCGAGTCCGGCACACCCGGCCGCAAAAAGGGTTAAAAAAAGACAAAGAGTCAAAACAAGGTTGCGAAATGGGAACATGGGGTTTTCCTGAGGTTTGGGGTTATCCGATAATATCAATCAATGAGCCCAGGGTTTCGTCATAGGGCTGGATGGTTTTTGCATTGGCATCAAATCCGTGCTGTAAGGCAATCTGCTGCACAAGTTCCTGGGCAATATCCGTGTTGGACAATTCTTTGAGGGAACCGTCGTTTTTCAGGGGATCTTCCACCAGAGGGCCGGAAGCCTCAGATCGGGTAATGGCAGTTTTTACCTGATTGTTTTGTCCTTCTGTATTGTAGACTCTGCTGGCTTTGAATTCATCTGACAATACATTGGCCACATTGTTGGCAGAGACAGACATTTGTTTTGTAAATGCCTGTAATGCCGATACGTTGCTTTGTATGGAAATGCCCATTATTTCTCCTGCTTTTTAATCGGGTGCGTCTTTGTATTCTACCAAAAAATGCCTTTGAAGACAAATACAAGATAAAAAAAGTATTCCTTGCCTTTTTATGGGAAAATACGTTTAACTATAAATATATCTGCCTTTTTCAAACAACACAATACGCCGTTGGAACCAAAAAAGGAGGGGCTATGTTTAAAACTGAAAATTGTGTGATGTTCCTGGTGGATGTCCAGGGGCAACTGGCAAATCTTATGTACGAAAAAGACCAGTTGTTTGAACGTCTGGAAATCATGATCCGGGGAATGAAGATCCTCGGTATTCCCATTGTTTGGATGGAACAGATTCCGTCAAAACTCGGGCCGACCACAGAAAGGATTGCCCGATTAATGACGGATCAGTCTCCCATTGAAAAGTTTTCCTTTTCCTGTTGGAAGGAACCTGAATTTTTGTCAGCCTTTGAGGCCTTAGGCCGTCGACAGGTCCTGCTGACAGGGATTGAAACCCATATCTGTGTCTGTCAAACCGGGCTTGATCTGATCCGTCAGGGCTGCCAGGTCCAGGTGGTGGCAGATTGTGTTTCGTCCAGAACACAAGAGAATAAGCAAATCGGCATTGACCGTCTATCCCGGGCCGGGGCTGAAGTGACCAGTGTGGAAATGGCCTTTTTTGAATTAATGAAGGTCGCCAGGGGAGAGGCCTTTAGACAGATCATTAAATTGGTAAAATAAGAAAGTTTAGATGGCCAGTTTAAACGTGGACCTGTCTGATTCCGGCAAGGTGTTGACCTTGGAATAGGCATCTGCCGCTTTTTGGGGGGGGGTTGAAAAGGCCTGGGTCTCGCGCTGTTCAGCCTGGCTTTGGGCCTGTTCCATGGTGATTTCAGACATGGCCTTGATCGATTCGGATGCGGCATTGGCCGCCACTTTTATGTCCTGGGAAGAGGGGTCGGCCGGTGCCAGGGCTGCCGTTCTGATCTGGCGCATTTTTTTGACCGTGGCCTGGGGATCTCCGGGAACCGGGGAAACATCTATGCTGACCTCTCCGCCCACAGCATATTTTTTCCCGTCCGGACCCTGTTTATAGGTAAAATTGGCACCCGACGTGATGTATGCTCCGCCTGCTGTCACGTGGGCCATTTCATGGCGTCTGACGTCCGAGTCAATTTGTTTGAGCTGTTCACCCAGGCGAAGCTCGTTCTGGGTGAGTTCCGGCTGAGTTGTGGCAACGGCTTTGGATTGTGCAGACGAATCTTCTGCCTGGTCGTTTAATGAATTTATGTTTTTCTGGCCGAATGGATCCTGATCCGATTCCACCCCGCTACCAGGCTGTATTCTTGAGTCAGGAAGGGGCGGGGCAGGCCCTGAATTTTCAGAACGCCCTGTATTGGGTTGTGCATAAGCAGATGAAAGGGCAGGTTGTATGATCATGTCCGATCCTTATTTTGTCTGAATAGTCTTATAAATATAAAGCCTAAGCCATTCATTTTCAAGAAATTTTCATGTTTTTTTTCTCGCGGGGATAATGAATTGACAAATCCAAAAAGATCGGGTATTTTAAAAAGATTCGTTTAAGCGTACTCTTGCGTTTGAATGATACAGGGGAAGGTACCCGTGTTGTATAGAACAAATTGCTGCCAGTTTCAAGGAAGATTTTATGAGTCGACAATCCAATGTTTCCCGACAGACAAAAGAAACCCAGATAGAGATCCGTCTGGACCTGGACGGCTCTGGGCTGGCCGAGATTGATACGGGAATCCCTTTTTTTGATCACATGCTTACGGCATTTGCGGTTCACAGTTTTTTTGACCTTAAAGTCTTGGCAAAGGGTGATCTTGAAGTGGATTATCACCATACAATTGAGGATACAGGCCTGGTGCTGGGGCAGGCACTTCAGGATGCCCTGTCCGGAAAAGAGGGCATCCAGCGGTTTGGAGATGCTAGTGTCCCCATGGATGAAGCCTTGTCCCGGGTAACCGTTGATTTGTCCAACCGGCCCTATCTGGTGTATCATATCCCTGAAGATCTGAAATCAAGGGGGAATTTTGATGCATACCTGGCCAAAGAATTTTTTCAGGCCCTGTGTGTAAAAGGCGGATTTAATTTACATATTAATGCCTATTACGGTGTAAATGAGCACCATGTTCTGGAGTCTGTTTTTAAGGCCCTGGGACGGTCCCTTAACGCAGCGACCCGCACCGATAACAGGGTAAAGGGTGCGTTGTCCAGTAAAGGAAGCTTATAGGCAGTTTTCTGTATAATTGTTGACAGCTTGTATTGAGTACTTAACTTATATATCTTGCATAACCGCTTGAAATTTTGGAGTCGCACCGCCCAAAATGTTAATTCCTGAAGAAAAAATTTCAGAAATATTAAACACCTCAGATATAGTTGATGTCATATCTGAAGCTGTGATTCTTAAAAAGTCTGGCAGGAATTTCTTTGGGCTTTGTCCCTTTCATTCGGAAAAGACCCCTTCTTTTTCTGTAAATCCCGACAAGCAGATTTTCCATTGCTTCGGGTGCAGTGCCGGCGGGAATGCCCTTTCTTTTCTAATGAAATACCATGGTATCTCTTTTCCGGAGGCAGCTAGAATGCTTGCCAGAAAATATGATATTGTTGTTGAAACCAAAGATATTGATCCTGCCAAAAGAAAACAAATTCTGGTTAAGGAGTCCTTGTTCAAGCTCAATAAAAAGGTGATGGCAGGCTACAACGAGATGATTCAGGATGGGCCCATGGGCGGTCGGGTTCGCGCCTATCTTGAACAAAGGGGAATGACTGCCGAGACCATTGACAGGTTTAAGCTCGGGTATTCCCCGGATGCTTGGGATTTTCTTGTCTCTCTTTTTAGAAAAGAAAAGGTCTCTAAAAATGTGGCTGTGAATTCAGGGCTGATTCTGCCCAGACAACAGGGAAATGGGTTTTATGACCGGTTTAGAAACCGGCTGATGTTTCCC
It encodes:
- a CDS encoding MBL fold metallo-hydrolase, with translation MKIEQFRYSQDNLAYLVYTKSSGIVIDGGDPEAILAFARPRGIHIVFITNTHSHPDHTSGNARLIEKTDAVFMDCRSLTQGQVLALDNGQGLEVMLTPGHTTDSVCFKGTGFLVTGDTLFNATVGNCFSGDLEAFFHSLKQIMALDKKTKIFAGHDYVMESLAVALSIDPENPEIEIYKNAYQNEFVFSCLADELKVNPYLRFNAPSMVKGLEKKNLPRQTEYLRFSSIMEIY
- the speD gene encoding adenosylmethionine decarboxylase; the protein is MLDKNMKSVNGLQDPVFALGRQLTIEYYDCGPKALLDKKSVEKTLLTAAQDSGATIISSSFHGFNPQGVSGVVIIAESHFTVHAWPEHNYAAVDIFTCGDNINLDTAISSMKKGFEAGRVQISSDQNRGLLNPVQKDGPVQQGVKDRKNLPISWKKSYDNTAPWGVLTSVDIYDCDPDGIRDAQNIESFVVQLCDRIKMKRFGDCQVVHFGEDEKVAGYSMTQLIETSLISGHFANASNSAYLDIFSCKFYEPRDVAEFAMSFFNGRHYKMQIGLRQ
- the speE gene encoding spermidine synthase translates to MKNLSKIEKGWFSEICPMWEGVALSLEVDQVLYSNKTSFQQIDLYQTKSHGKMLVLDGIIQLTERDEFGYHEMMAHLPLFAHPNPETVLVIGGGDGGVLREIGRHKEVKTIDFCEIDPEVMRVSKQFLPALACGFDDPRVQIHIRDGNLFVQEKPGTYDVIIVDSSDPVGPGEALFEKPFYENLKKALKPGGLVATQGESFFLHQACVKNLIQITKSIFPVRGYANILVPTYPGGHIGVCLGSLGPGVDTPARPVPGKIQNQLKYYSSAVHEAAFVLPYFAKEILEA
- a CDS encoding GNAT family N-acetyltransferase, with product MKEQGDIKDEINIELVKAAPIKDMIRLYKAAGWWEDSFDEAHDFLKALPKDSALFAGAFCQGRLIGMGRALSDLCSDAYIQDIVVLKSYRGHGIGTMIVDALVAELKQRGVDWIGLIAEPGTNNFYEKMGFVQIKDHVPFKLGS
- a CDS encoding DUF2156 domain-containing protein translates to MPCCTMAFDEKSPVHVSGFTKFTMDTAPMVKGFLNRYPSLSCEYNFVTLFCWAKAYQYSWFTYKGRFFIFDGVDNLIFMPLGPAIAPEDLKQISAHFAGIGLGPDICLATKAYLDAYPQIKHFYTISQDRDAAEYLYLAQSLAELKGSKLHKKRNLISQFKRRFPDFTLGALTADNIFDVKAFAKDLLHTLDPFPRALADEFSAMETAFDHWSFLGLEGLVLAVEGKIAAFSVFSPLNKDTYNIHFEKSNMAFKGAAQVINQETARLLAEKTKYINREQDLGIPGLRQAKLSYAPCTLLTPYILRFKKD
- a CDS encoding DUF3124 domain-containing protein translates to MPCWAGPDRSKGQTLYVPAYSHIYIGHKARPYLLTVTLSIRNIDPKAEITLFAIDYYGTEGHLITHYLEAPITLGPMASTRYVVPAPNKTGGSGANFIVKWKSNDQINIPIVETIMIGTQSQQGISFTSRAREIIE
- a CDS encoding C40 family peptidase, whose protein sequence is MVDLALKSIGTPYTWGGTSLSSGFDCSGLVVYAHKGAGIRLPRSAKNQFLKGQAVFLDTILPGDLVFFRTLDKKNVFHVGIFIGQNDFIHAPGKHRTVTRSTLANPYFKKHFLGAKSFLQTIGPQKKSLE
- a CDS encoding LEA type 2 family protein is translated as MFPFRNLVLTLCLFLTLFAAGCAGLGSGYESPTVNISSFKALPGQGAAPNFEIGLHITNPNRSALELKGVAYTVSVEGHKLLTGISNDLPTIEAYGQGEILLNGTVSLFNSIAFFADLATQKTNQKDLSYSLDAKLDTGAFHPIIRVNKKGTLSFESFQ
- a CDS encoding hydrolase: MFKTENCVMFLVDVQGQLANLMYEKDQLFERLEIMIRGMKILGIPIVWMEQIPSKLGPTTERIARLMTDQSPIEKFSFSCWKEPEFLSAFEALGRRQVLLTGIETHICVCQTGLDLIRQGCQVQVVADCVSSRTQENKQIGIDRLSRAGAEVTSVEMAFFELMKVARGEAFRQIIKLVK
- a CDS encoding SprA-related family protein gives rise to the protein MESDQDPFGQKNINSLNDQAEDSSAQSKAVATTQPELTQNELRLGEQLKQIDSDVRRHEMAHVTAGGAYITSGANFTYKQGPDGKKYAVGGEVSIDVSPVPGDPQATVKKMRQIRTAALAPADPSSQDIKVAANAASESIKAMSEITMEQAQSQAEQRETQAFSTPPQKAADAYSKVNTLPESDRSTFKLAI
- the hisB gene encoding imidazoleglycerol-phosphate dehydratase HisB is translated as MSRQSNVSRQTKETQIEIRLDLDGSGLAEIDTGIPFFDHMLTAFAVHSFFDLKVLAKGDLEVDYHHTIEDTGLVLGQALQDALSGKEGIQRFGDASVPMDEALSRVTVDLSNRPYLVYHIPEDLKSRGNFDAYLAKEFFQALCVKGGFNLHINAYYGVNEHHVLESVFKALGRSLNAATRTDNRVKGALSSKGSL